In Mucilaginibacter celer, one DNA window encodes the following:
- a CDS encoding esterase family protein encodes MTEKYHRWHSPNTNTDLEMLVFGTRGYPVILFPTTKGRYYQNKDFRLIESVRWFVDNGLVKIYCPDTIDDRSWYNKGIHPADRAKTYDGYDRMLVNELVPWAMHETGVNRVAVAGCSFGGYHAANFAFKHPEKVKHLFSMGGAFNIKMFTDGYYDDTIFYNNPVDFLPGNNHSDLWKMNIILGTSEHDICKGYNIELSNILKQKNIKHWLDIRPFANHDWPIWREMFPHYLSTIK; translated from the coding sequence TTGACAGAAAAATATCACCGTTGGCATTCCCCCAATACCAATACCGATCTGGAAATGCTGGTATTTGGCACCCGGGGTTACCCGGTTATCCTGTTCCCTACCACTAAAGGCCGCTATTATCAAAACAAAGATTTTAGATTGATTGAAAGTGTGCGCTGGTTTGTTGATAACGGCCTGGTTAAAATTTACTGCCCCGATACCATCGACGACAGGAGTTGGTACAACAAAGGCATCCACCCCGCCGACCGTGCCAAAACCTACGATGGTTACGACCGCATGCTGGTTAACGAACTTGTGCCCTGGGCCATGCACGAAACCGGCGTTAACCGCGTAGCCGTGGCCGGCTGTAGCTTTGGCGGATACCATGCCGCCAACTTTGCCTTTAAACATCCCGAAAAGGTAAAACACCTGTTTAGCATGGGCGGCGCGTTCAACATTAAAATGTTTACCGATGGTTATTATGACGATACCATTTTTTACAACAACCCGGTTGATTTTTTGCCCGGCAATAACCATAGTGATTTATGGAAGATGAACATCATTCTCGGCACCTCCGAGCACGATATCTGCAAAGGTTATAATATCGAACTATCAAACATTTTAAAGCAAAAGAATATTAAACATTGGCTGGACATTCGCCCCTTTGCCAACCACGACTGGCCCATATGGCGCGAGATGTTTCCGCATTATTTATCAACCATAAAGTAA
- a CDS encoding type II toxin-antitoxin system VapC family toxin: protein MNYLLDTHAFLWYIDGSTELSSTAKAIVEDKTTVKFISTATLWEVSIKISLNKLNLTLSFESLPDFIASNRFNDLAIEFKHLQQLGKLEHHHRDPFDRLIIA, encoded by the coding sequence ATGAATTATCTTTTAGATACTCATGCTTTTTTGTGGTACATAGATGGGAGTACTGAATTATCTTCAACTGCAAAAGCTATCGTTGAAGACAAAACCACCGTTAAATTTATCAGCACCGCCACTTTATGGGAAGTTTCGATAAAGATAAGTTTGAACAAGCTGAACTTAACTTTGAGCTTTGAGTCACTTCCTGATTTTATTGCAAGTAACAGATTTAATGATCTGGCAATAGAGTTTAAACATCTTCAACAACTGGGCAAGTTGGAACATCATCATCGCGATCCTTTTGATCGGCTAATTATCGCTTAG
- a CDS encoding ATP-grasp domain-containing protein — translation MKKIGILFGQENTFPQAFVDRVNQKAEKGISAEFVRLDKVMQAEPLDYSVIIDRISQDVPYYRAALKNAAICGTAVINNPFWWSADEKFFNNALAVKIGVPVPKTVILPSKELPDDTTNLSFRNLAYPLDWDGIFNYVGFPAYMKPFDGGGWKEVYKLEDSKDFFDKYNKTKQYVMMLQEEVVFDDYFRCYCIGGKHVRIMQYEPRNPHHLRYEHGKAPAAKKLLDTVKNYVIKLNQYLGYDFNTVEFAVRDGVPYAIDFCNPAPDADVNSVGQENFEWVVETAADYAIERVKKQKDGLDNLTWGEFVKTSAAKTPLVAAVTKAVKADVSVAVVDHAIEVEGKTNVAKAKAPAKTAAVKEKAAPKKAAKK, via the coding sequence ATGAAAAAAATTGGCATCTTATTCGGACAGGAAAACACATTTCCGCAGGCATTTGTCGACCGTGTAAACCAAAAAGCAGAAAAAGGCATCAGCGCCGAGTTTGTGCGGCTTGATAAAGTAATGCAGGCCGAACCGTTAGACTATTCGGTGATCATCGACCGGATTTCGCAGGATGTACCCTACTATCGCGCCGCCCTTAAAAACGCTGCTATTTGCGGCACCGCGGTTATCAACAACCCTTTTTGGTGGAGCGCCGACGAAAAATTTTTCAACAACGCGCTTGCCGTTAAAATTGGTGTACCTGTACCCAAAACCGTGATCCTGCCATCAAAAGAACTACCAGATGATACCACCAACCTGTCGTTCCGTAACCTGGCTTACCCGCTTGATTGGGACGGTATATTTAACTATGTGGGTTTCCCCGCCTATATGAAACCTTTTGACGGTGGCGGTTGGAAAGAAGTTTATAAACTGGAAGACAGTAAAGACTTTTTTGATAAGTACAACAAAACCAAACAATACGTAATGATGCTGCAGGAAGAGGTTGTTTTTGACGACTACTTCCGCTGCTATTGCATTGGCGGCAAACATGTGCGCATTATGCAATACGAACCACGCAACCCGCACCACTTACGTTATGAACACGGCAAAGCACCCGCAGCTAAAAAACTGTTGGATACCGTTAAAAACTATGTAATAAAACTTAACCAGTATTTAGGCTACGATTTTAATACGGTTGAATTTGCCGTGCGCGACGGCGTACCTTATGCTATTGATTTTTGCAACCCTGCCCCCGACGCCGACGTGAACAGTGTAGGTCAGGAAAATTTTGAATGGGTAGTAGAAACCGCAGCCGACTATGCTATTGAACGCGTCAAAAAACAAAAGGATGGTTTAGATAACCTTACCTGGGGCGAGTTTGTAAAAACTTCGGCAGCTAAAACGCCGTTGGTAGCGGCGGTTACCAAAGCTGTTAAGGCCGATGTTTCGGTGGCCGTGGTTGACCATGCTATTGAGGTAGAAGGGAAAACTAACGTTGCTAAAGCTAAAGCACCTGCTAAAACAGCTGCTGTAAAAGAGAAAGCCGCGCCTAAAAAGGCGGCTAAAAAATAA
- a CDS encoding glycosyltransferase: MSSSKQVFQADNPGRWNRFKWLSRVLLVVLVIGIIAVIVTIRSTYYPDLPNLNPAPKKMSKEELDQLKRSTKFKSFRIQKSEIEALEKARKQHQLKQPNNKDRINAAFYRAWEPQAYNSLVVNLSHLDMVVSEGFSIAPKVDTVITKLDTGLMNLNKKYNKPIVVSLSNYVNYDNAHGGYDTKDVDRIVDNKKLRDGFINSIVNSLTKYKLKGINVDFDELRDRNSKNYVAFQNELYQTLHAKGFLVTQNVVPEDETFNISRLQHVNDFLFIMAIDEHYEATNAGDISNQRWVEQILDDVCSKVPSEKIILTFAGGAYDWRESSVGKTMGYQQAISTAEEQKSKITFDPNSANLHYTYMDKDSLDHVVYFTDAATNFNVIRMADDWATGGVALWRLGAEDPRLWTFFQKNLSIDSLKKTGIDMKKLTTVGLNNRVNVDYDGDGEVLDLITTPTTGLIDVKMDSATYTILDQTYKKLPTKYVIRRYGYAPKKVVLTFDDGPDPDFTPRILDILKKENVPAAFFVVGSMAEKNIQILRREYEEGYEIGNHTFFHPDISTISLQRVILELNSTRKLIESVTGRSTILFRPPFNADAEPQTLAEVIPVAESRRQSYITIGESIDPWDWQPGVTADSIIARTIRQKDNGSMILLHDAGGDTREETVKALPAIIHYFKAHGYQFTTIADVLGKTKADLMPPIKAEPGIFGPAYDMFVHGYYYLNWTLVYIFLSAIFLAIGRIVLIGILAVRQRSEDKKSKKLNRDTDVMPAVSIIVPAYNEEVNAVATIQSLLKTDYPSFEIIFVDDGSKDKTYAVVEAAYAGNPLVKILTKPNGGKASALNFGITHAQNDFVVCIDADTQLKTDAVYQLMTYFTDAEIGAVAGTVKVGNENNIITRWQSIEYITAQNMDRRAFDLINSITVVPGAIGAFRKSAIFKAGGFTYDTLAEDCDLTMRILKQGYVVRNCAEAVAYTEAPETINMLLKQRFRWSFGVMQSFWKNRDALFNKKYKFFGMVGMPNILIFQIILPLFSPLADLMMLFALFGEKPEKMLIYYAAFVIVDFIVGIIAFRMEKEDYRKLVYIIPQRFMWRQLMYYVLFKSVRKALKGELSGWGVLKRTGNVKVEGDKNKV; this comes from the coding sequence ATGTCATCAAGCAAGCAAGTTTTTCAGGCTGATAACCCGGGTAGGTGGAACCGTTTTAAATGGCTTAGCCGCGTACTGCTGGTAGTATTGGTCATTGGTATTATAGCCGTAATTGTCACTATCCGCTCCACTTATTACCCCGATCTTCCAAACCTTAACCCGGCTCCTAAAAAAATGTCGAAAGAGGAGTTGGATCAGCTTAAAAGATCAACCAAATTTAAATCTTTCCGCATCCAGAAATCGGAGATCGAGGCACTCGAAAAAGCCAGGAAACAGCATCAGCTCAAACAGCCTAACAATAAAGACCGGATAAACGCCGCCTTCTATCGCGCCTGGGAACCACAGGCCTATAACTCATTGGTGGTAAACCTATCGCACCTTGACATGGTTGTGAGCGAAGGTTTTTCTATCGCCCCGAAGGTTGATACCGTTATTACCAAACTGGATACGGGTTTGATGAATCTCAATAAAAAGTACAACAAGCCCATCGTTGTATCGCTATCAAACTATGTAAACTATGATAATGCCCATGGCGGTTACGATACTAAAGACGTTGACCGTATTGTTGATAACAAAAAACTACGTGACGGCTTTATTAACAGTATAGTAAACTCATTAACTAAATATAAGTTAAAAGGCATTAACGTTGACTTTGACGAGCTACGCGACCGCAACAGCAAAAACTACGTAGCTTTTCAGAATGAACTTTACCAAACGCTGCATGCCAAAGGCTTCCTGGTTACACAAAACGTAGTGCCCGAAGATGAAACATTTAATATTTCAAGGCTTCAGCATGTAAACGACTTTCTGTTTATCATGGCCATTGATGAACATTACGAAGCTACCAATGCCGGCGATATATCAAACCAGCGCTGGGTTGAGCAGATCCTGGATGATGTTTGTTCGAAAGTTCCATCAGAAAAAATCATATTAACCTTTGCCGGCGGCGCTTACGACTGGCGCGAAAGCAGCGTGGGTAAAACCATGGGCTACCAGCAGGCTATCAGTACCGCCGAAGAGCAAAAAAGTAAGATAACCTTCGATCCAAATTCGGCCAACCTGCATTATACCTATATGGATAAGGACAGCCTTGACCATGTAGTTTATTTTACCGACGCGGCTACCAATTTTAACGTGATCCGCATGGCCGACGACTGGGCAACCGGAGGCGTGGCCCTTTGGCGCTTAGGTGCAGAAGACCCACGATTGTGGACTTTCTTCCAGAAAAACCTATCAATCGATTCGCTGAAGAAAACCGGCATCGACATGAAGAAACTTACCACTGTAGGTTTAAATAACCGGGTAAATGTTGATTATGACGGCGATGGCGAGGTACTTGACCTCATCACCACCCCTACTACCGGTTTAATTGATGTAAAGATGGATAGCGCCACCTATACCATCCTCGATCAAACCTATAAAAAACTGCCAACTAAGTATGTGATCCGCAGGTACGGTTATGCACCTAAAAAAGTGGTATTAACTTTTGATGACGGTCCGGACCCTGATTTTACGCCGCGCATCCTCGATATCCTGAAAAAAGAAAATGTACCCGCTGCATTTTTCGTTGTAGGATCGATGGCCGAAAAAAACATCCAGATCCTAAGGCGTGAGTATGAGGAAGGATATGAGATAGGTAATCATACGTTTTTTCACCCTGATATTTCAACCATCAGTTTGCAGCGAGTAATACTGGAGCTTAACTCAACGCGTAAGCTTATTGAATCGGTAACAGGCCGCAGTACCATTTTGTTCAGGCCGCCGTTTAATGCCGATGCCGAGCCGCAAACGCTGGCCGAGGTTATCCCGGTTGCCGAAAGCCGCCGCCAAAGCTATATCACCATTGGCGAATCTATCGACCCGTGGGACTGGCAGCCCGGTGTTACTGCCGATAGCATTATCGCCCGTACCATCCGTCAAAAAGATAACGGATCGATGATACTGTTGCACGATGCCGGTGGTGACACCCGCGAGGAAACTGTGAAAGCCCTGCCTGCAATAATCCATTACTTTAAAGCGCACGGTTACCAGTTTACCACCATTGCCGATGTATTGGGCAAAACCAAAGCCGATTTAATGCCGCCGATTAAAGCGGAACCAGGCATTTTCGGGCCGGCTTATGATATGTTTGTGCATGGGTATTACTACCTGAACTGGACGCTGGTTTACATCTTCCTGTCGGCTATATTCCTGGCCATCGGGCGTATTGTGTTAATCGGTATTTTAGCGGTTAGGCAGCGCAGCGAGGATAAAAAATCGAAAAAATTAAACCGCGATACAGATGTAATGCCTGCGGTAAGCATCATTGTACCGGCCTATAATGAAGAGGTAAATGCCGTAGCTACTATTCAAAGCTTGCTGAAAACCGACTATCCATCATTCGAGATCATTTTTGTTGATGACGGATCGAAGGATAAAACATATGCCGTTGTAGAAGCTGCCTATGCCGGTAACCCGCTGGTTAAGATCTTAACCAAACCAAACGGCGGTAAAGCCTCGGCCCTGAACTTTGGTATTACCCATGCTCAAAACGATTTTGTGGTTTGTATTGATGCAGATACGCAGCTTAAAACCGATGCCGTTTATCAGCTGATGACCTACTTTACCGATGCTGAAATTGGCGCGGTGGCAGGCACCGTAAAAGTGGGCAACGAAAACAATATCATCACCCGCTGGCAATCGATAGAATACATCACTGCCCAAAATATGGACCGCCGTGCTTTTGACCTGATCAATAGCATCACCGTAGTACCGGGTGCTATCGGAGCATTCCGTAAATCGGCTATCTTTAAAGCAGGCGGCTTTACTTACGATACACTTGCGGAAGATTGTGATTTAACCATGCGCATCCTTAAACAAGGCTACGTGGTACGCAACTGCGCCGAGGCTGTAGCCTATACCGAGGCTCCGGAAACCATCAATATGCTGCTTAAACAGCGTTTCCGCTGGAGTTTTGGCGTAATGCAAAGCTTTTGGAAAAACCGCGACGCGCTGTTTAATAAAAAGTATAAATTTTTCGGGATGGTGGGGATGCCGAATATCCTTATCTTCCAGATCATATTGCCATTGTTCTCGCCGCTGGCCGATTTAATGATGCTGTTTGCCTTATTTGGCGAAAAGCCCGAGAAAATGCTGATATACTATGCAGCTTTTGTTATTGTTGATTTTATAGTGGGCATCATCGCCTTCCGGATGGAGAAAGAGGATTACAGGAAGCTTGTTTATATTATTCCGCAGCGCTTTATGTGGAGGCAGCTAATGTATTATGTGCTGTTTAAATCGGTGCGTAAGGCATTGAAAGGTGAGCTGAGTGGCTGGGGGGTATTGAAGCGTACCGGGAATGTGAAGGTTGAGGGGGATAAGAATAAAGTTTAG
- a CDS encoding DUF2281 domain-containing protein, with protein sequence MGTGIIAKKFEVLPDNLKLKGYIDALLSENGISVSDFVGQNSITENKVFKIKPGFGGGKGIIGYMADDFDAPLDDFKDYM encoded by the coding sequence ATGGGAACAGGGATAATTGCAAAAAAATTTGAAGTATTGCCTGATAACCTTAAGCTTAAGGGATATATTGACGCTTTACTTAGCGAGAACGGGATTAGTGTAAGCGATTTTGTTGGGCAAAATAGTATAACTGAAAACAAAGTATTTAAAATTAAGCCAGGTTTTGGAGGAGGGAAAGGGATTATTGGCTATATGGCTGATGATTTTGACGCCCCTTTAGATGATTTTAAAGACTACATGTAA
- a CDS encoding alpha/beta hydrolase, with product MTITRQDITIASKLLEREVTLTILKPEDSDIVEPLNLLLLNDGQEVESLGLRDTLETLYNTHRLKPVLVVAIHAGENRLDEYGIAGKPDFKGRGAKADIYTRFIKQELLPQLKQLTGFDAFDTTAFAGFSLGGLSAFDIVWNNPHLFNKAGVFSGSFWWRGKDLAKGYTDADRLMHQVIRETKAKPAIEAWLQTGTKDETSDRNKNGIIDAIDDTTDLISEMEAKGFKRPEEIQYVEVVGGMHDTATWGKAMAKFLVWAFGR from the coding sequence ATGACAATAACGCGACAAGATATAACCATAGCTTCCAAATTGCTTGAACGGGAAGTAACCTTAACTATCCTGAAACCGGAAGATAGTGATATTGTTGAACCATTGAATTTACTTTTGCTTAACGACGGCCAGGAAGTGGAAAGCCTCGGCCTTCGAGATACCCTCGAAACTTTATACAATACACACCGCTTAAAACCTGTATTGGTTGTAGCTATTCACGCGGGCGAAAACAGGCTTGATGAATATGGTATTGCCGGCAAGCCCGATTTTAAGGGTAGGGGAGCTAAAGCCGATATTTATACCCGGTTTATAAAACAGGAACTACTACCGCAGTTAAAACAGTTAACAGGTTTTGATGCGTTTGATACCACAGCTTTCGCCGGTTTTTCTTTAGGGGGATTATCCGCTTTTGATATTGTTTGGAACAACCCTCATCTGTTTAACAAAGCAGGCGTGTTTTCGGGTTCATTTTGGTGGAGGGGAAAAGACCTCGCCAAAGGCTACACCGATGCCGACAGGCTGATGCACCAGGTAATCCGCGAAACTAAGGCTAAACCGGCCATTGAGGCCTGGCTGCAAACCGGCACTAAAGACGAAACCAGCGATAGGAATAAAAACGGCATCATCGATGCTATTGATGATACTACCGACCTGATCAGTGAAATGGAAGCTAAGGGCTTTAAACGTCCTGAAGAAATTCAGTATGTTGAAGTGGTAGGAGGGATGCATGATACGGCTACTTGGGGTAAGGCGATGGCTAAGTTTTTGGTTTGGGCTTTTGGGAGATAG
- a CDS encoding carboxylate-amine ligase, with protein MNEFTLGVEEEFMVIDPVSRELKSHEQKIVDSAQKIHEDQVKAEMHQAVVEVGTHICRNTQEARKEVSKLRTTVAQLAGDIGLRIGAAGTHPFSHWQHQLITDHPRYFEIVDEMQEAARSNLIFGLHVHVGIQSRDMAIHIANQVRYFLPHVYALSTNSPFWEGRNTGFKSFRTKVFDKFPRTGIPDYFNSIEEYDRYIKLLVKTNCIDNAKKIWWDIRVHPFFETIEFRICDCPMLVDETIAFTALFQALCAKLYKLRAQNMKFINYSRALINENKWRAARYGIDGKMIDFGKEMEVNTRSLVLELLDFVDDVVDDLGSRDDLKYVHNILEHGTGADRQLAIYQQNNNFADVVDYITSQTLKGL; from the coding sequence ATGAACGAGTTTACCTTAGGTGTTGAAGAAGAATTTATGGTGATTGATCCCGTATCGCGGGAGTTGAAATCGCACGAGCAGAAAATTGTGGATAGCGCGCAAAAAATCCATGAAGACCAGGTAAAGGCCGAAATGCACCAGGCCGTAGTTGAAGTAGGCACCCACATTTGCCGTAACACCCAGGAGGCTCGTAAAGAAGTAAGCAAACTCCGCACCACGGTGGCCCAACTGGCCGGCGATATAGGTCTGCGCATTGGCGCTGCAGGCACCCACCCCTTTTCGCACTGGCAACACCAATTGATTACCGACCATCCAAGGTATTTTGAAATAGTGGATGAGATGCAGGAAGCGGCCCGCTCCAACCTTATTTTTGGTTTGCATGTGCATGTGGGCATCCAATCGCGCGATATGGCCATTCATATTGCCAACCAGGTGCGTTACTTTTTGCCGCATGTGTACGCGCTGTCAACTAACTCTCCGTTTTGGGAGGGACGTAATACCGGCTTTAAATCGTTTAGGACAAAGGTTTTTGATAAATTTCCGCGCACGGGCATCCCCGATTATTTCAATAGTATTGAAGAGTACGACCGCTATATAAAACTGCTGGTGAAAACCAATTGTATTGATAACGCGAAGAAGATCTGGTGGGATATCCGCGTACACCCGTTTTTCGAAACCATCGAATTCCGCATTTGCGATTGCCCGATGCTGGTTGATGAAACAATCGCTTTCACCGCCTTATTCCAGGCACTTTGCGCCAAGTTGTACAAACTTCGCGCACAAAACATGAAGTTTATCAACTACTCGCGCGCGCTCATTAACGAAAATAAATGGCGGGCGGCACGCTATGGCATCGACGGTAAAATGATTGATTTTGGTAAAGAGATGGAGGTAAACACCCGCTCGTTAGTACTTGAATTATTGGATTTTGTGGATGATGTGGTAGATGATCTCGGCTCGCGCGATGACCTTAAATATGTGCATAACATACTGGAACACGGCACCGGTGCCGACAGACAACTGGCCATTTACCAGCAAAATAATAACTTTGCCGATGTGGTTGATTACATCACATCGCAAACTTTGAAGGGGTTGTAA
- a CDS encoding type 1 glutamine amidotransferase, which yields MKPAIKVAILDLYDGIANEGMRGFQDILKRYKAKHDLDLEYQIFDVRKKCEMADLNFDIYISSGGPGNPLDTEGTEWEKKYFRLIDKLEDHNLGNNGDKKHVFFVCHSFQLMCRHYKLGDINMRRSPSFGILPVNKTAEGVNEPLFKNLAEPFYAVDSRSWQVINPDEKRFKELNMQLVAIEKERPHVDLPRAMMAIRYNDYFFATQFHPEADATGMKGMLMRDEKKQEVINEHGEVKYREMLQRLDDPDKITHTQNTLIPNFLDTALENVLGVV from the coding sequence ATGAAACCAGCAATAAAAGTAGCCATACTTGATCTGTATGATGGGATAGCAAACGAAGGCATGCGCGGTTTCCAGGATATTTTGAAACGGTACAAGGCCAAACATGATCTTGACCTGGAGTACCAGATCTTCGACGTACGCAAAAAATGCGAAATGGCCGACCTCAACTTCGATATCTACATCTCGAGCGGTGGACCGGGAAACCCTTTAGATACCGAAGGCACCGAGTGGGAAAAGAAATATTTCAGGCTGATTGATAAGCTGGAAGACCATAATCTGGGCAATAACGGCGATAAAAAACACGTGTTTTTTGTATGCCATTCGTTCCAGCTGATGTGCAGGCATTATAAGCTGGGCGATATCAATATGCGCAGGTCGCCATCATTCGGGATATTGCCGGTGAACAAAACAGCGGAGGGGGTTAACGAGCCACTATTTAAAAATCTTGCCGAACCGTTTTACGCTGTCGATTCGCGTAGCTGGCAGGTAATCAACCCGGATGAAAAGCGGTTTAAAGAATTAAACATGCAACTGGTAGCGATAGAAAAAGAGCGCCCGCATGTTGATTTACCCCGCGCCATGATGGCTATCAGGTATAACGATTACTTTTTCGCCACACAGTTTCACCCAGAGGCTGATGCTACGGGCATGAAGGGGATGCTGATGCGCGACGAGAAAAAGCAGGAAGTAATTAATGAACACGGCGAAGTTAAATACCGCGAAATGCTGCAGCGCCTCGACGATCCGGATAAGATAACGCATACACAAAACACTTTGATACCTAATTTTTTGGATACAGCGTTGGAGAACGTTTTGGGTGTTGTGTGA
- a CDS encoding FeoB-associated Cys-rich membrane protein, translating to MLNFVNMNMQTIIVILLFAGAVFYLGRMMYKSLTTKKACGGNCKCGVDFSGIEPAKTAKR from the coding sequence ATGCTTAATTTTGTAAACATGAATATGCAAACCATCATTGTTATACTACTTTTTGCAGGCGCGGTTTTTTACCTGGGCCGCATGATGTATAAAAGCCTTACAACCAAAAAGGCTTGCGGTGGTAACTGCAAATGCGGGGTTGATTTTTCGGGCATCGAGCCGGCTAAAACGGCTAAACGCTAA
- the typA gene encoding translational GTPase TypA has product MQKIRNIAIIAHVDHGKTTLVDKILHSCAIFRDNEQTGELILDNNDLERERGITIVSKNVSVRYKDVKINIIDTPGHADFGGEVERVLKMADGVLLLCDAFEGAMPQTRFVTQKALALGLKPIVVVNKVDKENCRPEEVYEQIFELFFNLEATEEQLDFPVIYGSSKQGWMSTDWKKPTEDIFPLMDAILENIPPAPIAEGTLQMQITSLDYSSFVGRIAIGRVARGTIKENMPVSLVKRDGTIQKSRIKELYTFEGLGKVKATEVKSGDICAVVGIDGFDIGDTIADFENPEQLEVIKIDEPTMNMLFTINNSPFFGKEGKFVTSRHVRDRLYKEMEKNLALKVVETESPDSYLVYGRGILHLSVLIETMRREGYELQVGQPQVIVKHIDGVKCEPVETLIVDVPADVSGKVIELVTQRKGDLLIMEPKGDLQHLEFEIPSRGIIGLRNNVLTATAGEAIMAHRFKAYEPWKGVIPGRSNGVLISMEKGQTTAYAIDKLQDRGRFFVDPGVDIYEGQILGEHIRDNDLVINVVKGKQLTNMRASGSDDNVRIAPAIKFSLEESMEYIQADEYIEVTPQSMRLRKIYLTENERKVNAKRFVNQ; this is encoded by the coding sequence ATGCAAAAAATCAGAAATATTGCGATCATCGCGCACGTTGACCACGGTAAAACTACTTTGGTTGATAAAATCCTGCACAGCTGTGCCATTTTTAGGGACAATGAGCAAACCGGAGAGTTAATCCTTGACAACAACGACCTTGAACGTGAGCGTGGTATCACCATCGTTTCAAAAAACGTATCTGTAAGGTATAAAGATGTTAAGATCAACATTATCGATACCCCTGGTCACGCCGATTTTGGTGGCGAGGTTGAGCGTGTATTGAAAATGGCTGATGGTGTATTATTACTTTGCGACGCTTTTGAAGGCGCCATGCCTCAAACCCGTTTCGTAACTCAAAAAGCTTTGGCTTTGGGCCTTAAGCCAATTGTGGTTGTAAACAAAGTTGATAAAGAAAACTGCCGCCCTGAAGAGGTTTACGAGCAAATATTTGAATTATTCTTCAACCTTGAAGCTACCGAAGAACAGCTGGATTTCCCGGTTATCTACGGTTCGTCAAAACAAGGCTGGATGAGCACCGATTGGAAAAAACCAACGGAAGATATCTTCCCGTTGATGGACGCTATTTTGGAAAACATTCCACCAGCGCCTATTGCCGAAGGTACACTACAAATGCAGATCACATCGTTAGATTACTCATCTTTCGTAGGCCGTATCGCTATCGGCCGTGTTGCCCGTGGTACCATCAAAGAAAACATGCCGGTATCGTTGGTAAAACGCGATGGCACTATCCAAAAATCAAGGATCAAAGAACTTTACACTTTCGAAGGTTTGGGTAAAGTAAAAGCTACCGAAGTAAAATCGGGTGATATCTGCGCTGTTGTAGGTATCGATGGTTTTGATATCGGTGATACTATTGCCGATTTTGAAAACCCTGAGCAATTAGAGGTTATCAAAATTGATGAGCCAACCATGAACATGTTGTTCACCATCAACAACTCGCCTTTCTTTGGTAAAGAAGGTAAATTTGTTACCTCACGTCACGTACGTGACCGTTTGTACAAAGAGATGGAGAAAAACCTGGCGCTTAAAGTTGTTGAAACCGAATCGCCTGATTCATATTTGGTTTATGGCCGTGGTATCCTTCACTTGTCGGTATTGATCGAAACTATGCGTCGTGAAGGCTATGAGTTACAGGTAGGTCAGCCGCAGGTTATCGTTAAACACATTGATGGTGTTAAATGCGAGCCGGTTGAAACCCTGATCGTTGACGTTCCTGCCGATGTTTCCGGTAAAGTTATCGAGTTGGTTACTCAACGTAAAGGCGACCTGTTGATCATGGAGCCAAAAGGCGATTTGCAACATTTAGAGTTTGAGATCCCGTCACGTGGTATCATTGGTTTACGTAACAACGTATTGACCGCTACTGCAGGTGAGGCTATCATGGCGCACCGCTTTAAAGCTTACGAGCCTTGGAAAGGTGTTATCCCAGGCCGTTCAAACGGTGTATTGATCTCGATGGAAAAAGGCCAGACAACTGCCTACGCTATCGATAAATTACAGGATCGTGGCCGTTTCTTCGTTGATCCGGGTGTTGATATTTACGAAGGCCAGATCCTTGGCGAGCACATCCGCGATAACGATTTGGTGATTAACGTGGTTAAAGGTAAACAGTTAACCAACATGCGTGCATCAGGTAGTGATGATAACGTACGTATTGCGCCGGCTATCAAATTCTCGTTAGAAGAATCGATGGAGTATATCCAGGCCGATGAGTACATCGAAGTTACACCGCAAAGCATGCGTTTACGTAAGATCTATCTAACCGAAAACGAGCGTAAAGTAAACGCTAAAAGGTTTGTTAATCAATAA